The following are from one region of the Edaphobacter acidisoli genome:
- a CDS encoding lysophospholipid acyltransferase family protein yields the protein MFATLKLLFVYITFGSIAGIVGIPISFLIQDIGPLYWVAMWIVKTGVKAAGIRVEVEGLEHIPTDQSCILMCNHVSNLDPTVVLPAMPMRCSVLLKKELMSIPILGTAMRMGKFVPVERGGKRDAAQASVKAAAEALQSGLSIVVFPEGTRSRDGRLGTFKKGPFFLAQQTQAPIVPIVLSGTQTMMKKGSAAILPGVAKLRLLPPIEPSAFANREETLRAVRAAIAEALPEEMRPIE from the coding sequence ATGTTCGCGACGCTGAAGCTGTTGTTTGTGTACATCACCTTCGGGTCGATTGCCGGGATCGTGGGAATCCCGATCAGCTTTCTCATCCAGGACATCGGGCCGCTCTACTGGGTCGCGATGTGGATCGTCAAGACCGGAGTCAAAGCGGCTGGCATTCGCGTCGAGGTCGAGGGGCTCGAGCATATTCCCACGGACCAAAGCTGCATTCTGATGTGCAATCACGTCTCGAACCTGGACCCGACAGTCGTATTGCCGGCGATGCCAATGCGCTGCTCGGTGCTGCTGAAGAAAGAGCTGATGAGCATCCCGATTCTGGGTACTGCGATGCGAATGGGCAAGTTTGTCCCCGTGGAGCGTGGAGGCAAGCGCGATGCCGCGCAGGCTAGTGTGAAGGCAGCAGCCGAGGCGTTACAGTCCGGGTTAAGCATCGTCGTCTTCCCGGAGGGGACGAGGTCCAGAGATGGGCGGTTGGGCACATTCAAGAAGGGTCCGTTCTTCCTTGCACAGCAGACGCAGGCCCCGATCGTGCCGATTGTTCTTTCGGGAACGCAGACGATGATGAAGAAGGGAAGTGCTGCGATTCTGCCTGGAGTGGCAAAGCTTCGGCTGCTGCCTCCGATCGAGCCTTCAGCGTTCGCAAACCGCGAAGAGACTCTGCGTGCAGTCAGAGCAGCGATTGCCGAGGCGCTTCCGGAGGAGATGCGGCCCATTGAATAG
- a CDS encoding TonB-dependent receptor: MKSSFVVAVAAVAFALTSAHAQVPCHGTRISGMVQDSTMATIPGAQLELDHSAAETSGGDGRFVFPCVAAGKHELIVTMDGFANRSVTFTAPHGSPLDVVLKVATVETQVDVSGTDSAATDTNSSGPTQTISGSRLASLADDPDDLQRELQQLAAALGGNPANTTIAVDGFQDSSALPPKSSIAYIQVNPDQFSAQYREPPFEGGRVEVYTKPGQKAYHGALFMTNGSPWENARDPFSVSKAPLGKQRYGFELTGPVRKTGSDFALTLEHRSIDNFAVVNAVTGFDAEGNAVSTIANVASPQRLWLATARLDWQLGAKNTFITSYSANVNHLVNVGVGGLSLAENGYDAQKYEHMFRVSDVTTASAHLMHEARVSFRWDGETDTPNSTATQVQVAGAFTGGGATIGAQRLSEFQIEADDDAILTMKNHTLKAGVQFFMNDEHQKLTSNFNGTYIFGSLQDYIAGTPTAFTNVAGTPDVSFTLVRDALFVQDDWKLQHGVQISAGLRYYLQNNPALYNSITPRLGILWSPTKKGTWTLHAHAGMFAGQYSPGTYAEMLREDGIHRITSTVYNPVYGDPFLGATPIHSLRVFSPHITNLTWAAENIGGTRTLPHGFNVSADYYIGRIWNYTRSNNINAPLNGDPFGPRPGVANVNILQMQNSGQGRVNAEFFGIEQHTLKHVQFFMGAVRVDLIDDTDDNEFFTPQNAYSNAGELAHRSGQNEWNFFGNATFKLPEKIELSTNVNGGAEGRYNITTGFDNNGDGNFNDRPEYAAPGTPGAISTPYGLLVASGGIGVFPRNEGVMPTRVYLDMNVQRAFPLTRKQKAEHKQTLTANVRSSNVLNHMNVTGVGGVLGSPLFGRPYAADNGRRVEAGLRYSF, encoded by the coding sequence ATGAAGAGCAGTTTTGTTGTTGCCGTTGCCGCGGTTGCTTTCGCGCTGACGAGTGCTCATGCGCAGGTTCCGTGTCATGGCACGCGTATCTCCGGCATGGTACAGGACAGCACGATGGCTACGATTCCTGGTGCGCAGTTGGAGCTGGACCATAGCGCCGCGGAGACGAGCGGAGGCGATGGGCGTTTTGTCTTTCCGTGCGTTGCCGCCGGTAAACACGAGCTAATCGTGACGATGGACGGATTTGCGAATCGCTCGGTCACGTTCACGGCTCCGCATGGTTCCCCGCTCGATGTCGTGCTGAAAGTGGCGACTGTGGAGACGCAGGTGGATGTGTCGGGCACGGATTCGGCAGCGACCGATACGAACTCCAGCGGGCCGACGCAGACGATCTCCGGCTCGCGTCTGGCGTCGCTGGCAGATGATCCCGATGATCTGCAGCGTGAGCTACAACAGCTTGCGGCAGCGCTTGGAGGAAATCCGGCAAACACAACGATTGCAGTGGATGGTTTTCAGGACTCGAGTGCACTGCCGCCGAAGAGTTCGATCGCCTACATCCAGGTGAACCCCGACCAGTTCTCCGCGCAATATCGCGAGCCTCCGTTTGAGGGAGGACGTGTGGAGGTTTACACCAAGCCGGGACAAAAGGCTTATCACGGCGCGCTGTTCATGACGAATGGAAGTCCATGGGAGAATGCGCGCGATCCGTTTTCGGTGAGTAAAGCTCCGCTGGGCAAGCAGCGATACGGATTTGAACTGACAGGTCCGGTGCGCAAGACGGGAAGCGACTTCGCGTTGACACTGGAGCATCGCAGCATCGACAACTTTGCGGTAGTAAATGCAGTTACGGGGTTCGATGCTGAGGGAAATGCCGTGAGTACGATTGCGAATGTCGCAAGCCCACAGCGATTGTGGCTGGCGACAGCACGACTGGACTGGCAGCTCGGTGCGAAGAATACGTTCATTACGAGTTACAGCGCGAACGTGAATCACCTCGTCAACGTGGGCGTGGGCGGGCTTTCACTTGCAGAGAATGGCTACGACGCGCAGAAATATGAGCACATGTTTCGCGTGAGCGATGTGACGACGGCTTCGGCACACCTGATGCACGAGGCGCGCGTGAGTTTTCGCTGGGACGGCGAGACGGACACGCCGAACTCAACGGCAACTCAGGTGCAGGTTGCAGGAGCATTCACCGGAGGTGGAGCGACGATCGGCGCGCAGCGGCTGAGCGAGTTCCAGATTGAAGCAGACGATGATGCGATCCTGACGATGAAGAACCACACACTGAAGGCGGGCGTGCAGTTCTTTATGAATGACGAGCACCAGAAGCTGACTTCAAACTTCAATGGCACATATATCTTCGGATCGTTGCAGGACTATATCGCGGGGACGCCTACCGCGTTTACGAACGTGGCAGGAACGCCCGATGTGAGCTTCACCCTGGTACGCGATGCGCTGTTTGTGCAGGATGACTGGAAGTTGCAGCACGGAGTTCAAATCTCGGCGGGACTTCGGTATTACTTGCAGAACAATCCTGCATTGTATAACTCGATCACGCCGCGGCTGGGTATTTTGTGGTCTCCGACGAAGAAGGGCACGTGGACGCTGCATGCACATGCGGGCATGTTCGCGGGACAATATAGCCCTGGCACGTATGCAGAGATGTTGCGCGAGGACGGTATCCACCGCATCACCAGTACGGTGTACAACCCGGTGTATGGAGATCCGTTCCTGGGTGCAACTCCGATTCATAGCCTTCGCGTGTTTTCGCCGCATATCACGAACCTGACGTGGGCCGCAGAAAACATCGGAGGGACGCGTACGCTGCCGCATGGGTTCAATGTCTCTGCCGACTATTACATTGGGCGCATCTGGAACTACACCCGCTCGAACAATATCAATGCGCCTTTGAACGGTGATCCATTTGGCCCGCGGCCTGGCGTTGCGAACGTGAATATTCTTCAAATGCAGAACAGCGGCCAGGGGCGCGTGAATGCTGAGTTCTTCGGGATTGAGCAGCACACGCTGAAGCATGTGCAGTTCTTTATGGGCGCGGTGCGGGTGGACCTGATCGACGATACGGACGATAACGAGTTTTTCACGCCGCAGAATGCGTACTCGAATGCGGGGGAGTTGGCGCATCGTTCCGGGCAGAATGAGTGGAACTTTTTCGGCAATGCGACATTCAAGTTGCCGGAAAAAATAGAACTCAGCACAAATGTGAATGGCGGCGCCGAAGGGCGCTACAACATCACGACCGGCTTCGATAACAATGGCGATGGCAACTTCAACGATCGGCCGGAGTACGCTGCGCCAGGAACTCCAGGGGCGATTTCGACGCCGTATGGACTGCTGGTGGCCAGCGGCGGCATCGGTGTCTTCCCGCGCAATGAGGGTGTAATGCCGACCAGGGTTTACCTGGACATGAATGTGCAGCGTGCGTTCCCGCTGACTCGCAAACAGAAGGCGGAGCACAAGCAGACGCTCACAGCGAATGTTCGCTCGTCGAACGTACTGAACCACATGAATGTAACGGGTGTGGGCGGTGTGCTGGGTTCGCCGCTGTTCGGGCGGCCGTATGCTGCAGATAACGGCAGACGTGTTGAGGCGGGACTGCGCTATAGCTTCTGA
- the mpl gene encoding UDP-N-acetylmuramate:L-alanyl-gamma-D-glutamyl-meso-diaminopimelate ligase, producing MQSSKHIYLIGICGTAMASLAGMLQVAGHRVTGSDAAAYPPMSDQLAALGIAVHQPYAETNLNPRPDLVVVGNAISRGNVELERVLDERIPFCSMAAILHDEFLVGREPLVVAGTHGKTTTTSMLAWIYEVASRTNPALAPSFLIGGVAENFATSFKVRPTRPFLLEGDEYDTAFFDKGPKFLHYFPDAIILTHVEYDHADIYPDLEAVKTAFKRLVNLVPRRGRVVAFDGSANVTECVARAFCPVERYGFAEGSHWRVTSLRHEGGVSHWTLLRSGERFAELSLPVAGEHNVLNATAAAALAAGQGISVAAIAEALASFRSVKRRLEVRAVVGGVTIIDDFAHHPTAVRETLRALRGAYPGSRLIAVLEPRSNTLRRNVFEADLVESLALADRVALAAVFKSESIPEAERLAPENVIAALNARGIPAAVLPDADAIVAALAPELRESDVVAILSNGGFGDIYHKLPEALTLSSRSLL from the coding sequence ATGCAAAGTTCAAAACATATCTATCTGATTGGTATCTGCGGCACGGCCATGGCGTCGCTCGCCGGGATGTTGCAGGTTGCGGGACATCGCGTGACGGGCTCGGACGCTGCGGCGTATCCGCCGATGAGCGACCAACTGGCTGCGCTGGGGATTGCGGTGCACCAGCCGTACGCGGAAACGAACCTGAACCCGCGTCCTGACCTGGTGGTCGTTGGCAATGCGATCTCGCGCGGCAATGTGGAGCTGGAGCGGGTGCTCGACGAGCGCATCCCGTTCTGTTCGATGGCGGCGATTCTGCACGATGAGTTCCTTGTTGGCCGCGAGCCGCTGGTGGTCGCGGGAACGCACGGCAAGACAACGACGACAAGCATGCTCGCGTGGATCTACGAGGTAGCTTCGCGGACGAACCCCGCGCTTGCGCCGTCGTTCCTCATCGGCGGTGTTGCGGAGAACTTCGCAACGAGCTTCAAGGTGCGGCCCACGCGTCCTTTTCTGTTGGAAGGCGATGAGTATGACACGGCATTTTTCGACAAAGGCCCGAAGTTTCTCCACTACTTTCCGGATGCAATAATTCTGACGCACGTTGAGTATGACCACGCGGACATTTATCCGGACCTTGAAGCGGTGAAGACGGCCTTCAAGCGCCTGGTCAATCTGGTGCCGCGCCGGGGCCGTGTGGTTGCGTTCGATGGCAGCGCGAATGTTACCGAGTGCGTGGCGCGGGCGTTCTGCCCGGTCGAGCGATACGGTTTTGCCGAGGGTTCGCATTGGCGCGTGACAAGCCTTCGCCACGAAGGAGGCGTCTCGCATTGGACATTGCTGCGAAGCGGCGAACGATTTGCTGAGCTGAGCCTACCGGTTGCAGGTGAGCACAATGTGCTGAATGCAACGGCGGCGGCTGCGCTTGCTGCGGGGCAGGGCATTTCGGTTGCGGCGATTGCCGAGGCGCTCGCGTCGTTCCGAAGCGTGAAGCGGCGGCTGGAGGTGCGGGCCGTTGTTGGTGGCGTAACGATCATCGACGACTTTGCTCATCACCCAACGGCGGTGCGCGAGACGCTGCGTGCGTTGCGTGGAGCGTATCCCGGCTCGCGGCTGATTGCCGTGCTGGAGCCGCGGTCGAACACGCTGCGGCGGAATGTATTTGAGGCCGATCTGGTGGAGAGCCTCGCGCTTGCAGACCGCGTAGCCCTGGCGGCGGTGTTCAAGTCGGAGAGCATTCCTGAAGCGGAGCGGCTGGCTCCGGAGAACGTCATTGCCGCGCTGAATGCTCGCGGCATTCCCGCGGCTGTCCTGCCTGATGCGGACGCGATTGTGGCTGCGCTTGCTCCTGAGCTTCGCGAGAGTGACGTGGTGGCGATCCTGTCGAATGGCGGCTTCGGCGACATCTACCACAAGTTGCCGGAGGCGTTGACTCTTTCTTCTCGGTCTCTTCTCTAA